Within the Vibrio tasmaniensis genome, the region CACATCGAATTTCGAGATTCAGCAAGTTTGCCTCGCTCGCGACAAGGGTCGCGGGTAATGTGATAACGGAAGGCACTAAGCAGATTGCACAAGGCAACAGACCCAAAGCAAAAGATTTACTACTAACGCCACAGAACATTGCTCGCCTGACTGACCAACTCGCCCACCTGCGCGGTGCTGCGATGAAACTTGGCCAAATGCTATCAATGGACGCTGGCGATGTCCTCGAACCTGAACTAGCCGACATTCTTTCTCGCCTGCGCTCAGACGCCGACCCACTACCAACAAAGCAGCTTAACCAAGTGCTAGAGAGCTCGCTCGGCATAAACTGGAAAGCCGAATTCCTTTCCTTCAACTTTAAACCGATCGCCAGTGCGTCCATCGGACAAGTTCACCAAGCATACAGTGATGCGGGAGACAAACTTGCCATCAAAGTCCAATATCCAGGTATTAAAAAAAGCATCGACAGTGATGTGGACAACGTAGGCACATTGCTTAACATCGTCGGTTTGATACCCAAGTCGGTCGATTATAAAGGCTTGTTAGAAGAAGCTAAAAAACAGCTCCATGATGAAGCGAATTATACTCGCGAGGCTGACTACGCGACGCGTTACTATCATGCGCTTAAAGAACACACTCACTTCGTTGTACCTAAAATTCACCCTCAAATGTCTTCAGAATCAGTGCTCGCTATGGACTTCATTGAAGGTGTTTCAATCGAGAAAATAGAAGGTTACGACCAAAATACTCGTGATTTCGTGATGCGCAGCTTGCTCGAGCTCATGTTTAGGGAATTGTTCGATTTTAAAATGGTGCAAACCGACCCCAACTTCGCCAACTACCTTTACGTTGAAAA harbors:
- a CDS encoding ABC1 kinase family protein — its product is MSTKERNLPTHRISRFSKFASLATRVAGNVITEGTKQIAQGNRPKAKDLLLTPQNIARLTDQLAHLRGAAMKLGQMLSMDAGDVLEPELADILSRLRSDADPLPTKQLNQVLESSLGINWKAEFLSFNFKPIASASIGQVHQAYSDAGDKLAIKVQYPGIKKSIDSDVDNVGTLLNIVGLIPKSVDYKGLLEEAKKQLHDEANYTREADYATRYYHALKEHTHFVVPKIHPQMSSESVLAMDFIEGVSIEKIEGYDQNTRDFVMRSLLELMFRELFDFKMVQTDPNFANYLYVENTRQIGLLDFGATREYSDRFSEGYRLAFSSVINNNEQGLNKALEQIGFFSETILPDQRQAILNLVSMACEPMMVDEEYDFKASGLAQRLREAGTILSMEQEYWHTPPADALFLHRKIGGMYLLAARLGAKVNISRLVAQYIISDDT